A genomic segment from Pseudomonas sp. S09G 359 encodes:
- a CDS encoding alpha/beta family hydrolase yields MGKEHKASIDGDQWAQCVREHGWLCDAAKGSIAREPATLILAHGAGAPMDSAFMHDMAARLAGHGVNVLRFEFPYMAQRRLDGGKRPPNPTPKLLDAWREVYAEVRRHVAGKLAVGGKSMGGRMASLLADELGADALVCLGYPFYAVGKPEKPRVEHLAGLKTPTLIVQGERDALGNRTAVEGYDLAPGIEVMWLVAGDHDLKPLKASGFSHEQHLEAAAGKVAGFLGGL; encoded by the coding sequence ATGGGCAAAGAGCACAAGGCCAGTATTGACGGGGATCAATGGGCGCAGTGTGTGCGGGAACACGGCTGGTTGTGTGATGCGGCCAAAGGGTCTATCGCGCGTGAGCCTGCCACCCTGATCCTGGCCCACGGCGCCGGCGCACCGATGGACTCGGCCTTTATGCACGACATGGCTGCACGCCTTGCCGGGCACGGCGTGAACGTGTTGCGCTTCGAGTTTCCGTACATGGCCCAGCGGCGGCTGGATGGCGGCAAACGCCCGCCCAACCCGACGCCTAAATTGCTCGACGCCTGGCGCGAGGTGTATGCCGAGGTGCGACGTCATGTCGCTGGGAAACTGGCGGTTGGCGGTAAATCCATGGGCGGGCGCATGGCCAGCCTGCTGGCCGATGAATTAGGCGCAGACGCGCTGGTGTGCCTGGGGTACCCGTTCTATGCGGTGGGCAAGCCGGAAAAACCACGGGTCGAGCATCTGGCAGGGTTGAAGACGCCGACGTTGATTGTGCAGGGGGAGCGCGATGCGTTGGGTAATCGGACGGCGGTGGAAGGCTATGACTTGGCGCCGGGCATCGAGGTGATGTGGCTGGTGGCGGGGGATCATGATTTGAAGCCGTTGAAGGCTTCGGGGTTTAGTCATGAGCAGCATTTGGAGGCTGCTGCTGGGAAAGTGGCTGGTTTTTTGGGTGGTCTGTAA
- the ccoN gene encoding cytochrome-c oxidase, cbb3-type subunit I, whose translation MNTTLSTAYNYKVVRQFAIMTVVWGIVGMGLGVFLAAQLVWPALNFDLPWTSFGRLRPLHTNAVIFAFGGCALFASSFYSVQRTCQTQLFAPKIAAFCFWGWQLVILLAAITLPLGYTSSKEYAELEWPIDILITIVWVAYAIVFFGTVMKRNTKHIYVGNWFFGAFIITVAILHIVNNLEIPVSLTKSYSLYGGATDAMVQWWYGHNAVGFFLTAGFLGMMYYFVPKQAERPVYSYRLSIVHFWALITLYIWAGPHHLHYTALPDWAQSLGMVMSLVLLAPSWGGMINGMMTLSGAWHKLRSDPILRFLVVSLAFYGMSTFEGPMMAIKTVNALSHYTDWTIGHVHAGALGWVAMISIGALYHMIPKIFGREQMYSLGLINAHFWLATIGTVLYIASMWVNGIAQGLMWRAVNEDGTLTYSFVETLVASHPGFIVRLVGGAVFLSGMFLMAYNTWRTVRSAQPVEVANAAQMA comes from the coding sequence ATGAACACTACTTTAAGTACCGCCTATAACTACAAGGTGGTCCGCCAATTCGCCATTATGACGGTGGTGTGGGGCATCGTCGGCATGGGGCTCGGGGTTTTTCTCGCCGCCCAATTGGTTTGGCCCGCGCTCAACTTCGATTTGCCCTGGACCAGCTTCGGCCGCCTGCGCCCGCTGCACACCAACGCGGTGATCTTCGCGTTCGGTGGCTGCGCGCTGTTCGCCAGCTCGTTCTACTCGGTGCAGCGTACCTGCCAGACGCAGCTGTTCGCGCCGAAAATCGCCGCGTTCTGCTTCTGGGGCTGGCAACTGGTCATCCTGCTGGCCGCGATCACCTTGCCGCTGGGCTACACCAGTTCCAAGGAATACGCCGAGCTGGAATGGCCGATCGACATCCTCATCACCATCGTCTGGGTGGCCTACGCCATCGTGTTCTTCGGCACGGTGATGAAGCGCAACACCAAGCACATCTACGTCGGCAACTGGTTCTTCGGTGCGTTCATCATCACCGTGGCCATCCTGCATATCGTCAACAACCTGGAAATCCCGGTCAGCCTGACCAAGTCCTACTCCCTCTATGGCGGTGCGACGGATGCCATGGTGCAGTGGTGGTATGGGCATAACGCGGTAGGCTTTTTCCTCACCGCCGGCTTCCTCGGGATGATGTACTACTTCGTGCCCAAGCAGGCCGAACGCCCGGTGTATTCCTATCGCTTGTCCATCGTGCACTTCTGGGCGCTGATCACCCTGTATATCTGGGCCGGCCCGCACCACTTGCACTACACCGCGCTGCCGGACTGGGCGCAGTCGCTGGGCATGGTGATGTCACTGGTGCTGCTGGCGCCAAGCTGGGGCGGCATGATCAACGGCATGATGACCCTCTCGGGCGCCTGGCATAAATTGCGCAGCGACCCGATCCTGCGCTTCCTGGTGGTCTCCCTGGCGTTCTACGGCATGTCGACCTTCGAAGGCCCGATGATGGCGATCAAGACCGTCAACGCCCTCTCCCACTACACCGACTGGACCATCGGCCACGTCCACGCCGGGGCCTTGGGTTGGGTGGCGATGATCTCCATCGGCGCGCTGTACCACATGATCCCGAAAATCTTCGGTCGCGAGCAGATGTACAGCCTCGGCCTGATCAACGCGCACTTCTGGCTGGCCACCATCGGCACCGTGCTCTACATCGCCTCGATGTGGGTCAACGGCATCGCCCAGGGCCTGATGTGGCGTGCGGTCAATGAAGACGGCACCTTGACCTACTCCTTCGTCGAAACCCTGGTGGCCAGCCACCCAGGCTTCATCGTGCGGTTGGTGGGCGGTGCAGTGTTCCTCAGCGGCATGTTCCTGATGGCTTACAACACCTGGCGCACCGTGCGCTCGGCGCAACCCGTCGAAGTCGCCAACGCCGCGCAGATGGCCTGA
- the ccoO gene encoding cytochrome-c oxidase, cbb3-type subunit II, with protein sequence MKHETIEKNVGLLMLLMVLAVSIGGLTQIVPLFFQDVTNKPVEGMKPYTALQLEGRDIYIREGCVQCHSQMIRPFRAETERYGHYSVAGESVWDHPFLWGSKRTGPDLARVGARYSDDWHRAHLYNPRNVVPESKMPAYPWLVTAQVDSSHTETKLKVMRTLGVPYTDDDISGAVASLKGKTEMDALVSYLQVLGTAIKSKR encoded by the coding sequence ATGAAACATGAAACGATTGAAAAGAACGTCGGCCTGCTGATGCTGCTCATGGTGCTCGCCGTGAGCATCGGCGGCCTGACCCAGATCGTCCCGCTGTTCTTCCAGGACGTGACCAACAAGCCGGTGGAAGGCATGAAGCCCTACACCGCGCTGCAACTGGAAGGCCGCGACATCTACATCCGCGAAGGCTGCGTACAGTGCCATTCGCAGATGATCCGCCCGTTCCGCGCCGAAACCGAGCGCTACGGCCACTACTCGGTCGCCGGCGAAAGCGTGTGGGACCACCCATTCCTGTGGGGCTCCAAGCGCACCGGGCCGGACCTGGCACGCGTCGGCGCACGCTATTCGGACGACTGGCACCGCGCGCACTTGTACAACCCGCGCAACGTGGTGCCCGAGTCGAAAATGCCGGCCTACCCGTGGCTGGTCACGGCCCAGGTCGACAGCAGCCACACCGAGACCAAGTTGAAAGTGATGCGCACCCTCGGCGTGCCTTACACCGACGACGATATCAGTGGCGCAGTGGCCAGCCTCAAGGGCAAGACCGAGATGGACGCGCTGGTCTCCTACCTGCAAGTGCTCGGCACTGCCATCAAGAGCAAGAGGTGA
- a CDS encoding cbb3-type cytochrome c oxidase subunit 3 has protein sequence MGFEFDAGTIRGLGTLVVAIAFIGLSLWVFNNRRNAEFEQARLLPFADEPLPSDAQEEPATRSTQP, from the coding sequence ATGGGATTTGAATTCGATGCAGGCACCATCCGCGGCCTCGGCACGCTGGTGGTCGCCATCGCCTTTATCGGCCTGTCGCTGTGGGTGTTCAACAACCGGCGCAATGCGGAGTTCGAGCAGGCCCGCCTGCTGCCGTTCGCCGATGAACCCCTTCCATCCGATGCTCAAGAAGAGCCTGCAACAAGGAGCACCCAGCCATGA
- the ccoP gene encoding cytochrome-c oxidase, cbb3-type subunit III translates to MTLFWSTWICVLTLGSLIGLTWLLIGTRKGETRGSVDQTMGHAFDGIEEYDNPLPQWWFMLFVGTLVFAVGYLILYPGLGNWKGVLPGYEDGWTSTKEWDKEMAKADTKFGPIFAKFSAMPVEEVAKDPQALKMGGRLFASNCAVCHGSDAKGAYGFPNLADNIWRWGGSAEAIKTTILNGRHAAMPAWGDMLGDDGVKNVAAYVRHDLAKLPLPADSTADLAAGQAAFSTTCVACHGPQGHGMEAMGAPDLSKPAGYIYGTSLAQLQQTIRHGRQGQMPAQEVLQGNDKVHLLAAYVYSLSHNADGATPESQLQ, encoded by the coding sequence ATGACCCTGTTTTGGAGTACATGGATCTGCGTTCTGACCCTCGGCAGCCTGATCGGCCTGACCTGGCTGTTGATCGGCACCCGCAAGGGCGAAACCCGTGGCAGCGTCGACCAGACCATGGGCCACGCCTTCGATGGCATCGAGGAATACGACAACCCGCTGCCCCAGTGGTGGTTCATGCTGTTCGTCGGCACCCTGGTGTTTGCCGTCGGCTACCTGATCCTCTACCCGGGCCTGGGCAATTGGAAAGGCGTGTTGCCTGGTTATGAAGACGGCTGGACCTCGACCAAGGAATGGGACAAGGAAATGGCCAAGGCCGACACCAAGTTCGGGCCGATCTTCGCCAAATTCTCGGCCATGCCCGTGGAAGAAGTGGCCAAGGACCCGCAGGCGCTGAAAATGGGCGGGCGCCTGTTCGCCTCCAACTGCGCGGTGTGCCACGGCTCGGACGCCAAGGGCGCGTATGGTTTCCCGAACCTGGCGGACAACATCTGGCGCTGGGGCGGTTCGGCCGAGGCGATCAAGACCACCATCCTCAACGGCCGCCACGCGGCAATGCCGGCCTGGGGTGACATGCTCGGCGACGACGGCGTGAAAAACGTTGCCGCTTATGTACGCCACGACCTGGCCAAGCTGCCCTTACCGGCCGACAGCACTGCCGACCTGGCCGCCGGCCAAGCGGCGTTCAGCACCACCTGCGTGGCCTGCCATGGCCCACAAGGCCACGGCATGGAAGCCATGGGCGCGCCCGACCTGAGCAAACCGGCCGGCTATATCTACGGCACCAGCCTTGCGCAGTTGCAGCAGACCATCCGCCACGGCCGCCAAGGCCAGATGCCGGCGCAGGAAGTGCTGCAAGGCAACGACAAGGTGCACCTGCTGGCCGCCTACGTTTACAGCCTTTCCCATAACGCTGATGGCGCAACGCCAGAAAGCCAACTGCAGTAA
- the ccoN gene encoding cytochrome-c oxidase, cbb3-type subunit I, producing MSTAISPTAYNYKVVRQFAIMTVVWGILGMGLGVFIASQLVWPELNFGLPWTSFGRLRPLHTNLVIFAFGGCALFATSYYVVQRTCQTRLISDGLAAFTFWGWQAVIIGAIVTLPLGYTTTKEYAELEWPIAILLAIVWVTYAVVFFGTIVKRKTKHIYVGNWFYGAFILVTAMLHIVNHASLPVSLFKSYSAYAGATDAMIQWWYGHNAVGFFLTTGFLGMMYYFVPKQAERPIYSYRLSIVHFWALITLYIWAGPHHLHYTALPDWAQSLGMAMSIILLAPSWGGMINGMMTLSGAWHKLRTDPILRFLVVSLAFYGMSTFEGPMMAIKTVNSLSHYTDWTIGHVHAGALGWVAMISIGALYHMIPKLFGRAQMHSVGLINAHFWLATIGTVLYIASMWVNGITQGLMWRAINDDGTLTYSFVEALQASHPGYIVRALGGAFFASGMLLMAYNVWRTVRASDPAQAEAAAKIAVVGAH from the coding sequence ATGAGCACAGCAATCAGTCCGACTGCTTATAACTATAAGGTAGTCCGCCAGTTCGCCATCATGACGGTGGTCTGGGGGATCCTTGGCATGGGGCTCGGGGTGTTCATCGCCTCGCAACTGGTTTGGCCGGAATTGAACTTCGGTTTGCCATGGACGAGCTTCGGCCGTCTACGCCCGCTGCACACCAACCTGGTGATTTTCGCCTTCGGCGGATGTGCATTGTTTGCCACCTCCTACTATGTCGTGCAGCGAACCTGCCAGACGCGACTGATCTCCGACGGCCTCGCGGCCTTCACCTTCTGGGGCTGGCAAGCCGTTATCATCGGCGCCATCGTCACCCTGCCGCTGGGCTACACCACCACCAAGGAATACGCCGAGCTGGAATGGCCGATCGCCATTTTGCTGGCCATCGTCTGGGTGACCTACGCCGTGGTGTTCTTCGGCACCATCGTCAAGCGCAAGACCAAGCACATCTACGTGGGCAACTGGTTCTACGGCGCGTTTATCCTGGTGACGGCGATGCTGCACATCGTCAACCACGCGTCGCTACCGGTAAGCCTGTTCAAGTCCTACTCGGCCTACGCCGGGGCCACGGATGCAATGATCCAGTGGTGGTACGGCCACAACGCGGTCGGTTTCTTCCTGACCACCGGTTTCCTGGGGATGATGTACTACTTCGTACCTAAACAGGCCGAACGTCCTATTTACTCGTACCGTTTGTCCATCGTGCACTTCTGGGCGCTGATTACCCTGTACATCTGGGCCGGCCCGCACCACTTGCACTACACCGCATTGCCGGACTGGGCGCAGTCGCTGGGCATGGCGATGTCGATCATCCTGCTGGCACCCAGCTGGGGCGGCATGATCAACGGCATGATGACCCTCTCGGGCGCCTGGCATAAGTTGCGCACCGACCCGATCCTGCGCTTCCTGGTGGTATCGCTGGCGTTCTACGGCATGTCGACCTTTGAAGGGCCGATGATGGCGATCAAGACCGTCAACTCGCTGTCCCACTACACTGACTGGACCATCGGCCACGTACACGCCGGCGCCCTCGGCTGGGTAGCGATGATCTCCATCGGCGCGCTGTACCACATGATCCCCAAACTGTTCGGCCGCGCGCAGATGCACAGCGTCGGGCTGATCAACGCGCACTTCTGGCTCGCCACCATCGGCACCGTGCTGTACATCGCGTCGATGTGGGTCAACGGCATCACCCAGGGCCTGATGTGGCGCGCCATCAACGATGACGGCACCCTCACCTACTCCTTCGTCGAAGCGCTGCAAGCCAGCCACCCTGGTTACATCGTTCGCGCCCTGGGCGGTGCGTTCTTTGCCAGCGGCATGTTGCTCATGGCCTACAACGTCTGGCGCACCGTGCGTGCTTCCGACCCTGCGCAAGCTGAAGCCGCCGCCAAGATCGCCGTTGTGGGAGCCCACTGA
- the ccoO gene encoding cytochrome-c oxidase, cbb3-type subunit II: MKHEVVEKNIGLLAFFMVIAVSIGGLTQIVPLFFQDVTNKPVEGMKPRTALELEGRDVYIANGCVGCHSQMIRPFRAETERYGHYSVAGESVWDHPFLWGSKRTGPDLARVGGRYSDDWQRAHLYNPRNVVPESKMPAYPFLVENKLDGKDTAKKMEVLRTLGVPYTDEDIAGAAAAVKGKTEMDALVAYLQGLGTIIKSKR, encoded by the coding sequence ATGAAGCATGAAGTAGTCGAGAAGAATATCGGCCTGCTGGCCTTCTTCATGGTCATCGCCGTGAGCATCGGCGGCCTGACCCAGATCGTCCCGTTGTTTTTCCAGGACGTAACCAACAAGCCGGTGGAAGGCATGAAGCCGCGCACCGCCCTTGAACTGGAAGGCCGCGACGTCTACATCGCCAACGGTTGCGTGGGGTGCCACTCGCAGATGATCCGCCCATTCCGTGCCGAAACCGAACGCTACGGCCACTACTCGGTCGCCGGTGAAAGCGTGTGGGACCACCCGTTCCTGTGGGGCTCCAAGCGCACCGGCCCGGACCTGGCCCGTGTTGGCGGGCGTTACTCCGATGACTGGCAGCGAGCGCACTTGTACAACCCGCGCAACGTGGTGCCGGAGTCGAAAATGCCGGCGTACCCGTTCCTCGTGGAAAACAAGCTCGACGGCAAGGACACCGCGAAGAAGATGGAAGTCTTGCGCACCCTGGGCGTGCCCTACACCGACGAAGACATCGCCGGTGCAGCCGCAGCCGTCAAGGGCAAGACCGAAATGGACGCATTGGTGGCCTACCTGCAAGGCCTTGGCACCATCATCAAAAGCAAACGGTGA
- a CDS encoding CcoQ/FixQ family Cbb3-type cytochrome c oxidase assembly chaperone has product MDIGMIRGLGTVVVMVAFIGLALWVFSPRRKSEFDDATMLPFADDPEAIKHVEQASRSNKE; this is encoded by the coding sequence ATGGATATCGGGATGATTCGAGGCCTGGGCACCGTTGTGGTGATGGTGGCCTTTATCGGCCTGGCGCTGTGGGTGTTCAGCCCCCGGCGCAAGTCGGAGTTTGACGACGCGACCATGCTGCCCTTTGCAGATGATCCCGAAGCCATCAAGCACGTCGAGCAAGCTTCTAGGAGTAACAAAGAATGA
- the ccoP gene encoding cytochrome-c oxidase, cbb3-type subunit III: MTTFWSLYVTVLSLGTIFALTWLLLSTRKGQRAEQTDETVGHSFDGIEEYDNPLPKWWFMLFVGTIIFALGYLALYPGLGNWKGLLPGYNYLDNDKQTPFANGQTGWTGVHEWEKEMAKSEAKFGPIFAKFAAMPIEEVAKDPQALKMGGRLFASNCSVCHGSDAKGAYGFPNLTDADWRWGGEPATIKETIMKGRHAVMPAWAEVIGEQGVADVAGFVVTNLDGRKLPEGAKADVANGAKLFAANCVACHGPAGKGTPAMGAPDLTHPGAFIYGSSFAQLQQTIRYGRQGQMPAQELLQGNDKVHLLAAYVYSLSHGEKPADTE, encoded by the coding sequence ATGACTACGTTCTGGAGTCTGTACGTCACAGTCCTCAGTCTGGGTACCATCTTCGCCCTGACCTGGCTGCTGCTGTCGACCCGCAAGGGGCAGCGCGCCGAGCAAACCGACGAGACCGTCGGCCACTCGTTCGACGGCATCGAGGAGTACGACAACCCGCTGCCAAAATGGTGGTTCATGCTGTTCGTCGGCACCATCATCTTCGCCCTCGGCTACCTGGCGCTCTACCCAGGCCTGGGCAACTGGAAAGGCCTGTTGCCGGGCTACAACTACCTCGACAACGACAAGCAAACCCCGTTTGCCAACGGCCAGACCGGCTGGACCGGCGTGCACGAATGGGAAAAGGAAATGGCCAAGTCGGAGGCCAAGTTCGGGCCGATCTTCGCCAAATTCGCAGCGATGCCAATTGAAGAAGTGGCCAAGGACCCGCAAGCCCTGAAGATGGGTGGCCGTTTGTTCGCCTCCAACTGCTCGGTGTGCCACGGTTCCGACGCCAAGGGCGCCTACGGTTTCCCCAACCTGACCGACGCCGACTGGCGCTGGGGCGGCGAGCCAGCGACCATCAAGGAAACCATCATGAAAGGCCGCCATGCGGTGATGCCGGCCTGGGCCGAAGTCATTGGCGAGCAAGGCGTGGCCGACGTGGCCGGGTTTGTGGTGACCAACCTCGACGGGCGCAAACTCCCGGAAGGCGCCAAGGCCGACGTGGCCAACGGTGCGAAACTGTTCGCCGCCAACTGCGTGGCCTGCCACGGGCCCGCCGGTAAAGGCACCCCAGCCATGGGCGCGCCGGACCTGACCCACCCGGGTGCATTCATCTACGGTTCGAGCTTCGCCCAACTGCAGCAAACCATCCGTTACGGCCGTCAGGGCCAGATGCCGGCTCAGGAACTGTTGCAAGGCAATGACAAGGTGCACTTGCTGGCGGCGTATGTGTACAGCTTGTCCCATGGGGAAAAACCGGCCGATACAGAGTAA
- a CDS encoding type II toxin-antitoxin system Phd/YefM family antitoxin, whose product MTITTISSREFNQDTSGAKKAARQGPVFITDRGKPAHVLLSIEDYQKLTGLNVDIVDLLVMPEAAEIDFETERAVITHRPVDLS is encoded by the coding sequence ATGACCATCACCACTATTTCCAGCCGTGAATTCAATCAAGACACAAGCGGTGCCAAAAAAGCTGCCCGCCAAGGGCCGGTTTTTATCACCGATCGCGGCAAGCCTGCCCATGTACTGCTAAGTATTGAGGACTACCAGAAACTGACGGGGCTCAATGTCGACATCGTTGACCTGTTGGTTATGCCGGAAGCTGCCGAAATCGACTTCGAAACCGAACGTGCCGTGATCACTCATCGACCCGTGGACCTTTCTTGA
- a CDS encoding type II toxin-antitoxin system VapC family toxin: MYLLDTNVISELRKPQADANVVAWAKSVIAPRMFISAITLKELETGVLRIERRDPTQGKVLRLWLKRHVMPAFDARILPVDAAVALRCARLHVPDQANESDALIAATALVHGLTVVTRNVSDFKSSGVPLINPWDE, from the coding sequence ATGTACCTACTCGACACCAACGTTATCTCTGAACTTCGTAAACCCCAGGCCGACGCGAACGTGGTCGCCTGGGCCAAAAGTGTCATCGCACCGCGCATGTTTATCTCGGCGATTACCTTGAAAGAGCTGGAAACCGGGGTACTGCGCATCGAACGTCGTGACCCGACTCAGGGGAAGGTACTGCGTCTATGGCTCAAGCGTCATGTGATGCCGGCTTTCGATGCCAGGATATTGCCGGTTGATGCAGCCGTCGCGCTGCGTTGCGCCCGTTTGCATGTGCCGGACCAGGCTAACGAGAGCGACGCTTTGATTGCCGCAACCGCTCTGGTTCATGGGCTCACGGTGGTCACACGGAATGTCAGTGACTTCAAGTCCAGTGGCGTTCCACTGATTAATCCATGGGATGAATGA
- the ccoG gene encoding cytochrome c oxidase accessory protein CcoG — MRDQIPVHDVTPPAKNTTQSVDLYASREKIYTRAFTGLFRNLRMLGGAALFLLYFGTVWLNWGGHQAVWWNLPERKFFIFGATFWPQDFILLSGILIVAAFGLFFITVYAGRVWCGYTCPQSVWTWIFMWCEKVTEGDRNQRIKLDKAPMGANKFLRKFSKHTLWLLIGFATGMTFVGYFSPIRELVFDFFTGQADGWSYFWVGFFTLATYGNAGWLREQVCIYMCPYARFQSVMFDKDTLIVSYDPRRGEVRGPRKKGIDYKAQGLGDCIDCTMCVQVCPTGIDIRDGLQIECIGCAACIDACDNIMDKMEYPRGLISYTTEHNLSGQKTHKLRPRLIGYALVLLAMISLLAAAFFMRSLVGFDVSKDRVLFRENAEGRIENVYSLKIMNKDQRDHTYVLDAAGLPDLKLQGRREIKVAAGDIVSMPVELSSAPEQLPSSTNEVKFILTDADDDSVRIEAKSRFIGPQVR; from the coding sequence ATGAGAGACCAGATACCGGTACATGACGTTACCCCGCCTGCCAAAAATACGACCCAGTCCGTCGATCTCTACGCGTCGCGAGAGAAAATCTACACCCGCGCCTTCACCGGTCTGTTCCGCAATTTGCGCATGCTCGGTGGCGCCGCGTTGTTCCTGCTCTACTTCGGCACGGTGTGGCTGAACTGGGGTGGCCACCAGGCTGTCTGGTGGAACTTGCCGGAACGTAAATTCTTCATTTTTGGCGCGACCTTCTGGCCCCAGGACTTCATCCTGCTCTCGGGCATTCTCATTGTTGCGGCGTTTGGCCTGTTCTTTATCACGGTGTACGCGGGGCGCGTGTGGTGCGGTTATACCTGCCCGCAAAGCGTGTGGACCTGGATCTTCATGTGGTGCGAAAAGGTCACCGAAGGCGACCGCAACCAGCGCATCAAGCTCGACAAAGCCCCCATGGGCGCCAACAAATTCCTGCGCAAATTCAGCAAGCACACGCTGTGGCTGCTGATTGGCTTTGCCACCGGCATGACCTTCGTCGGCTACTTCTCGCCAATCCGCGAACTGGTGTTCGACTTCTTCACCGGCCAGGCCGATGGCTGGTCGTATTTCTGGGTCGGCTTCTTCACCCTCGCCACCTACGGCAACGCCGGCTGGCTGCGCGAGCAGGTGTGTATCTACATGTGCCCGTACGCACGCTTCCAGAGCGTGATGTTCGACAAGGACACCCTGATCGTCTCCTACGACCCGCGCCGTGGCGAAGTGCGCGGCCCGCGTAAAAAGGGCATCGACTACAAGGCCCAGGGCCTGGGCGATTGCATCGACTGCACGATGTGCGTGCAGGTGTGCCCCACCGGCATCGACATCCGCGACGGCCTGCAAATCGAGTGCATCGGCTGCGCCGCCTGCATCGATGCCTGCGACAACATCATGGACAAGATGGAATACCCACGCGGCCTGATCAGCTACACCACCGAGCACAACCTGTCCGGGCAGAAAACCCATAAGCTGCGCCCACGCCTGATCGGGTATGCGCTGGTGTTGCTGGCGATGATCAGCCTGTTGGCCGCTGCGTTTTTCATGCGCTCGCTGGTAGGGTTCGACGTGAGCAAGGACCGCGTGCTGTTCCGCGAAAACGCCGAGGGGCGCATCGAAAACGTCTACAGCCTGAAGATCATGAACAAGGACCAGCGCGACCACACCTACGTGCTCGACGCCGCAGGCCTGCCGGACCTCAAGCTGCAAGGCCGGCGCGAAATCAAGGTGGCCGCCGGCGATATCGTCAGTATGCCGGTGGAGTTGTCGAGCGCGCCGGAGCAATTGCCGTCGAGCACCAACGAGGTCAAATTCATCCTCACCGACGCCGATGACGACAGTGTTCGTATTGAAGCCAAGAGCCGATTCATCGGCCCCCAAGTCCGTTAA
- a CDS encoding FixH family protein, translating to MPAATAASPWYKHLWPWIIIGILACSVTLTLSMVTIAVNNPDNLVNDNYYEAGKGINRSLDRELLAQTLQLRAKVHLDELTGEVEVHLSGNSNPATLELNLISPTQPEKDRKINLALSASEPGRYIGQVTDKVEGRRFVELLGVEGDRTWRMFEEEQVSHDKDLLLGDEPLQGAEDLKK from the coding sequence ATGCCCGCAGCTACTGCCGCAAGCCCCTGGTACAAGCACCTCTGGCCCTGGATCATCATTGGCATCCTGGCCTGCTCGGTGACCTTGACCTTGTCCATGGTGACCATCGCGGTGAACAACCCGGACAACCTGGTCAACGACAACTACTACGAGGCCGGCAAAGGCATCAACCGTTCCCTGGACCGCGAGCTGCTGGCCCAGACCCTGCAACTGCGTGCCAAGGTGCACCTGGACGAGCTGACCGGCGAAGTCGAGGTACACCTGAGCGGCAACAGCAACCCGGCGACCCTGGAACTGAACCTGATTTCCCCGACCCAGCCCGAGAAGGATCGCAAGATCAACCTGGCCCTCAGCGCCAGCGAACCCGGGCGCTACATCGGCCAGGTCACCGACAAGGTCGAAGGCCGCCGTTTCGTCGAACTGCTCGGCGTGGAAGGCGACCGCACCTGGCGCATGTTCGAAGAAGAACAGGTCAGCCATGACAAGGACTTGCTGCTGGGCGACGAACCATTGCAGGGTGCTGAAGACCTGAAAAAATAA